AACCGCTATTGTAATGAAGAAGAACTGAAGGAAATTATGAATGTCGTGCACGAATCTCCGCATTTACGAGTTTCAAAGATTCAGAGCGAGGTCATTACAATCGAAGAATGCAATCGGAAAGTACTTGAGAAACAATCGGAGACCTATATCGGCATCGTCCGCTCCGGACAAGTCGTAAAGGCTGACGGCGATCTCGTCGTCATCGGCGATGTCAATCCGAACGGTCGTGTAGTTGCTGCCGGAAGCATTTATATATTAGGTAGGTTAAAAGGAATCGCACATGCAGGTGCAACTGGCAATGAAGAGGCGGTCATTGCGGCTTCGTGGCTTGAAGCGACGCATTTGATGATAGCGGATAAATTGGAAACGATGACTGATGAACTGACGATTTTGTCGGAGCAACCGGAGATGGAATGCGCATACATACATTCAAGCGGTTTCATTGCCATCGACCGTTTACAGGAGCTACGGATTCTGCGGCCAAATCTGTCAACATTCAAAGGAGGGAGCTAGTGTGGGTGAAGCAATCGTAATAACGTCAGGAAAAGGTGGAGTCGGTAAAACGACGACATCTGCAAATCTTGGGACAGCATTGGCTCTACAAGGTAAAAAGGTATGTCTTGTTGATACGGATATCGGCCTTCGTAATCTGGACGTCATCCTCGGTCTCGAAAACCGTATCATTTACGATCTCGTTGATGTAATAGCGGGACGATGCAAAATCCACCAGGCGCTCGTCAAAGACAAGCGTTTTGAAGATGGACTTTTCTTGCTGCCGGCTGCGCAGACTACAGACAAAAATGCAGTCGAACCGGAACAAATGAAGGAATTGATCACTGAATTGAAACGGGAGTATGATTATATCTTGATCGATTGCCCAGCAGGCATCGAGCAAGGATATAAGAATGCCGTTGCAGGTGCGGACCGTGCCATCGTCGTCACTACGCCGGAAATTTCAGCTGTGCGGGATGCGGACCGTATTATCGGACTGTTGGAGCAGGAGGATATCGAGCCTCCTAAATTGATCATCAACCGGATCAAAAGCCGGCTCGTCAATAGCGGAGACGCTTTAGATGTCAATGAAATCACAACTCATTTATCCATCGATCTACTTGGCATCGTCTTGGATGATGAAAAAGTCATCTCCTCTTCGAATAGAGGGGAGCCGGTCGTCATGGACCCTTCGAACCCGGCAGCAATCGGCTACCGGAACATCGCCCGCCGTATATTAGGCGAATCCGTGCCGCTAATGTCACTAGACGAAGGCAAACCAGGCTTCTTCGGGAAACTCAAAACATTATTCGCGAAATAACCAGAACCCTTGCCAGGGGTTCTTTTTTTATTCGCGACAAGGCAACCTCATTAATGCCCTAAGAGTAGGGCGATGACAGCTGGGATCAATGACTACCACATACAGAAGATAAAATATCTCAAATGGTTGGTTTGTGCTATTAACGGTAGGGAATTATTTCATTTCAATAGGTGTAAAAGAGATTCGTTGATTGGAGCGAAAAGCGGCGACTCCTGCGGGAAAAGCAAGCGAACCGAGACCCTGGACGGAGCGAAGCGAAGGAAGCGGCTCGGTGCTTGCCCGCGGAAAGCGTCCGCCTGTAGCGCAAATCAACATTATTCTTAGCAAAACCTAATGACTTGCCATTCACATCACACTAACATTTGATTTAGACCCTATTTTATTTGCTACTATAGAACCTATCAATAATAAAGAGCACACTTGGACATTTGCCCATAATATTCAGAGTACACCCGTCATATACTGAGGAAAAAGGTGGTGTGGCGGGGTGAAATGGAAAACAAAATGGTTCATTGCAATCATACTAGTAATTGGCGTATTCTGCTTTGCCAAATTGGAAGAGGCCGGAGTCATTAGCAAGCCTGTTACCCAATATATAACGACAGGCAAAGATTTCATCGTCATGAAAAAGTGGGTTGCCTCAATAATCGGTGATCCCGATAAGGATACGATCACAGTCTCTGCCGATTCCGAGGAGATGCCGTTTGCTGCATATGAATCGATGCAGCCCTATAAGGACGGCGTTATCGCTTCGTATGCACATCCGATGCCGATCATAGCCCAAGGGGACGGGCTTATCGTTTTCACCGGCTTTACCCGGCAATCAGGAAAGACGATCACCGTTTTGTACGATGACGGGGACGAAGTGACGTACGGATTTGTTGGAACGATTTCAAAGCTACCCTATTCGACTGTGAAAAAGGGGGACACGCTTGCCCTTATGAATGAAGAGGCGATCTACTTAAAAGTGAAACGGGAAGGGGTCGTATTGGAAGCGGCGGTTTTGGCTACTTATTTCTCGGAAGATACGAAATGAAGCTTCGCCTTCATCCCATTTTGGCACCATTTTTCCTCGTGCTGATGGTCACGGGTGGATTGGCGTTTTACGCTCTCGTCTTCATCTCCCTACTCTTCCATGAGGCGGGCCATATTTTCGCTGCAAAAATGTCCGGCATGAAAGTCAGGTCATGCACGATTATGCCTTATGGAGGAGAACTGCGAATTCCCGACCGATATGCTTACGGGAAAAGGCAAAGAGTTGCCGTTGCTATCGGTGGACCTGCCGCGACAGCAATTCTTCTCCTATTATCGATGCTTTTTGACTTTCCCGGAGATGAACAATTCATGCGCATTCAACTAGTGATTTTGGCGCTGAATCTTTTGCCTATTTTACCGCTTGATGGTGGACAGGCCATCAGCGCCATGCTTGAAAAGGAAGAGAGGAAATATAAGATGAGAGCCGCATTTCTCGTCTTTTCCATCACCGTTTTACTGGCTGTCAGCCTACTGCTCCTTCTGGGACTTCCGAAAACCGTCCTTCTTCTTGCATTAGCACTATTTTTATTGTTTCAAAACATTTCAGCTTTCAAGTTCCGGAAATATGAACAAGCTTATGAGCAATTAAAAAGAAAACAGTTGACGCCATAGATTGCGCATGGTAATATTTTAATGTTATTGTTTGTAGCGCACCCGTGCTACAACCGCACTGACAAGGTACAAGCATCCGAAAGGGTCACCTATGAAGGCGAGTCTGAGTCTATAGAGGAGGTGCAAGTATGTACGCAATCATTGAAACTGGTGGAAAACAAATCAAAGTTGAAAAAGGTCAAGAAATCTTCATCGAGAAATTAGTCGGCGAAGCTGAAGAGACTGTAACATTCGACAAAGTTCTATTCGTTGGTGGAGAAGACGTGAAAGTCGGCGCTCCATTCGTGGAAGGTGCTTCTGTAACGGCTAAAATCGTTAAACAAGGCCGCGCTAAGAAAATCACTGTTTTCAAATACAAGCCGAAAAAGAACTACCACAAAAAGCAAGGTCATCGTCAGCCATACACGAAAGTTGTCATCGAAGGCATCAACGCGTAAGCCGGCATGATCAAAATCATTATTGATGAACAATCCGGCCGCATCAGCTCTTTTGAGATGAAAGGCCATGCTGAATTCGCAGAACATGGAAAAGACCTCGTCTGTGCGGGCGCATCCGCGGTTTCATTCGGAGCCGTCAATGCCGTCATTGCACTCACTGGCATAACCCCTGACATCCAACAAGGATCGGACGGAGGTTATTTGAAAGTGATTTTTCCGGAAACGGAGAAAGATGATGAAATCCAATTGATCGTGAAGGCGATGATTGTTTCATTACAGACGATTGAACAAGATTATGGGCAACATATAAAAATTATTTTCAACCGATAGGAGGTGGCACTTATGTTACGTTTGGATCTCCAGTTTTTCGCATCGAAAAAAGGGGTAGGTTCTACAAAGAACGGTCGTGACTCTCACTCGAAACGTCTTGGCGCAAAGCGTGCTGATGGACAATTCGTTTCAGGCGGCTCTATCCTTTATCGCCAACGCGGAACAAAAATTCACCCAGGTGAAAACGTTGGCCGCGGCGGGGACGATACACTTTTCGCAAAAGTTGACGGCGTAGTTCGTTTCGAACGCTTTGGCCGCGACAAGAAAAAAGTGAGCGTGTACCCTGTAGCTCAAGAAGCTTAATGTTATTACTAACATTGAAAGGACTGCATTTTACCGTGCAGTCCTTTTTATTTTTGGCGAATTTTGTGAAAGGGATGCTATACTGTAGTATATGAAACAGTTGGCGGTGAGAAAATGGAGTCGGAAAATCTGACGATTGGAAAAGCATTGAAGTTTGCACGCCATGATTTTTTAAATGAACTGCAATTAATGTTATTATATATGGATCTCGGGAAAATACCCGAAGCGCGAAGAGCATTGCTGGTAGCGACGGAACGAATGCGTCACCTATCCATGCTGGAAAAGCTCCGCCTGCCAAAGACGGAAATGTGGCTTAACACATTCGAATGGAGGCATACTGCGTTCTCAAAGAAGTTGTACAGCGATATCATTGCTGGGAACCGAAACGCAAATGACGAGGCAGTCGCGAATTATTTGGAACAATTGATCGTCATTGTTGAAGCAGCGGTCGATCCGATGGATGAATATTTCATTCGTATAGAGGTACATGCTACTGATAAGCAATGGATGATCCAATTGACAGTCGAAGGAGCCTTAGCAGGACCGCTCGAATTGCCACAGACGGATGGCGGGTTTGAAGCGAGTGGTGTTCTGCAGGACAAGGAATGGACGTTCACGATAAGTGGACAATAGGAGGAAAAAACATGTTTGTCGATCACGTTAAAGTATATGTAAAAGGCGGCAACGGCGGTGATGGAATGGTTGCATTCCGCCGCGAGAAGTATATTGCATACGGAGGCCCCGCCGGAGGGGATGGCGGAAAAGGCGGCGATGTCGTGTTCATCGTTGACGAAGGCTTGCGGACACTTATGGATTTCCGTTACCAGCGCCATTTTAAAGCCCCGCGCGGAGAGCACGGCGGCAGTAAAAACCAACACGGCAGAGGCGGCCAGGACATGGTCGTTAAAGTTCCGCCGGGTACAATTGTGAAGGATGCCGAGACGGAGACGATCATCGCTGACCTCGTTGAGCACGGCCAGACGGCGGTCATTGCTAAAGGCGGAAGAGGAGGGCGCGGGAATTCACGTTTTGCAACGCCTCAAAACCCAGCACCTGAGCTTTCGGAAAAAGGAGAGCCGGGTGTTGAGCGTGAAATCACACTTGAATTGAAAGTACTTGCCGATGCAGGCCTTGTAGGTTTCCCGAGCGTCGGAAAGTCGACATTATTATCCGTCGTATCGGCCGCAAAGCCAAAAATCGCCGATTACCATTTCACGACGCTTGTACCGAATCTAGGCATGGTTGAGCTGGAGGCCGGCACAACGTTCGTTCTCGCCGATCTGCCGGGGCTTATCGAAGGAGCGCATGAAGGCGTCGGACTCGGTCATCAATTCCTGCGCCATATCGAAAGGACAAGGGTCATCATCCACGTCGTCGATATGTCTGGGATGGAAGGACGGGATCCTTACGATGATTTCATCACAATCAACGAGGAGCTAGAGAAGTATAATCTCCGTTTGATGGAGCGTCCGCAAATCATCGTTGCCAATAAAATGGACATGCCGGAAGCGGAAGAGAATCTTAAGCTGTTCAAAGAGAAGCTCAATGATGAAGAAGCGCGTGTGTTTCCGATTTCCGCAATCACACGTGAAGGCTTGGATCAGCTGTTGTTTGCCGTAGCGGACTTGCTTGAAACGACGCCAGAGTTCCCGATGCATGAAATCGAGGAAGAAGATGAAAATCGTTCAGTATTGTATAAGCATGAAGCCGAAGCTGAGGACTTCAAGATTACCCGCGATGATGATGGAGCTTTTGTCCTGTCGGGTTATACGCTTGAACGCCTATTCAAGATGACCGACTTCAATTTCGATCAGTCCGTCCGTAAATTTGCACGTCAAATGCGTGGGATGGGTATCGATGATGCACTCCGTGAACGTGGGGCGAAGGACGGGGATACGGTAAGGATTCTCGACTTTGAATTCGAATTCCTTGAATAGATAGTTATTGAGCGTTAATTTGTCCAACATCTAGCTTCGGGTGGCAACAGCTCGGGTCATAAGTCAGCTCTGCTACACGGCAAAGAGCGCCGTTTCGCAGACCCGCCTTATGCCTGTCGCAGTTAACCGCCACCCTTCGCTTTTGAATCAAGGAGGCATTCAATGAAGCCATTGGGGGAAGGGCAGTTTTATCTTGTAAGGGAAGATGTGCTGACGGAATCGATGTTGAAGATGCTGGAGGCGAAAAGGCTTCTGGCGAGCGGAG
The sequence above is drawn from the Sporosarcina luteola genome and encodes:
- the minC gene encoding septum site-determining protein MinC; this encodes MTKQHYVTIKGTKDGLVLRLDDKCAYSDMIAELRNKVSENSLEGLAEVKVHTGNRYCNEEELKEIMNVVHESPHLRVSKIQSEVITIEECNRKVLEKQSETYIGIVRSGQVVKADGDLVVIGDVNPNGRVVAAGSIYILGRLKGIAHAGATGNEEAVIAASWLEATHLMIADKLETMTDELTILSEQPEMECAYIHSSGFIAIDRLQELRILRPNLSTFKGGS
- the minD gene encoding septum site-determining protein MinD, with amino-acid sequence MGEAIVITSGKGGVGKTTTSANLGTALALQGKKVCLVDTDIGLRNLDVILGLENRIIYDLVDVIAGRCKIHQALVKDKRFEDGLFLLPAAQTTDKNAVEPEQMKELITELKREYDYILIDCPAGIEQGYKNAVAGADRAIVVTTPEISAVRDADRIIGLLEQEDIEPPKLIINRIKSRLVNSGDALDVNEITTHLSIDLLGIVLDDEKVISSSNRGEPVVMDPSNPAAIGYRNIARRILGESVPLMSLDEGKPGFFGKLKTLFAK
- a CDS encoding M23 family metallopeptidase, with amino-acid sequence MKWKTKWFIAIILVIGVFCFAKLEEAGVISKPVTQYITTGKDFIVMKKWVASIIGDPDKDTITVSADSEEMPFAAYESMQPYKDGVIASYAHPMPIIAQGDGLIVFTGFTRQSGKTITVLYDDGDEVTYGFVGTISKLPYSTVKKGDTLALMNEEAIYLKVKREGVVLEAAVLATYFSEDTK
- a CDS encoding metalloprotease, translated to MKLRLHPILAPFFLVLMVTGGLAFYALVFISLLFHEAGHIFAAKMSGMKVRSCTIMPYGGELRIPDRYAYGKRQRVAVAIGGPAATAILLLLSMLFDFPGDEQFMRIQLVILALNLLPILPLDGGQAISAMLEKEERKYKMRAAFLVFSITVLLAVSLLLLLGLPKTVLLLALALFLLFQNISAFKFRKYEQAYEQLKRKQLTP
- the rplU gene encoding 50S ribosomal protein L21, with amino-acid sequence MYAIIETGGKQIKVEKGQEIFIEKLVGEAEETVTFDKVLFVGGEDVKVGAPFVEGASVTAKIVKQGRAKKITVFKYKPKKNYHKKQGHRQPYTKVVIEGINA
- a CDS encoding ribosomal-processing cysteine protease Prp, whose translation is MIKIIIDEQSGRISSFEMKGHAEFAEHGKDLVCAGASAVSFGAVNAVIALTGITPDIQQGSDGGYLKVIFPETEKDDEIQLIVKAMIVSLQTIEQDYGQHIKIIFNR
- the rpmA gene encoding 50S ribosomal protein L27, whose translation is MLRLDLQFFASKKGVGSTKNGRDSHSKRLGAKRADGQFVSGGSILYRQRGTKIHPGENVGRGGDDTLFAKVDGVVRFERFGRDKKKVSVYPVAQEA
- a CDS encoding Spo0B domain-containing protein translates to MESENLTIGKALKFARHDFLNELQLMLLYMDLGKIPEARRALLVATERMRHLSMLEKLRLPKTEMWLNTFEWRHTAFSKKLYSDIIAGNRNANDEAVANYLEQLIVIVEAAVDPMDEYFIRIEVHATDKQWMIQLTVEGALAGPLELPQTDGGFEASGVLQDKEWTFTISGQ
- the obgE gene encoding GTPase ObgE, with amino-acid sequence MFVDHVKVYVKGGNGGDGMVAFRREKYIAYGGPAGGDGGKGGDVVFIVDEGLRTLMDFRYQRHFKAPRGEHGGSKNQHGRGGQDMVVKVPPGTIVKDAETETIIADLVEHGQTAVIAKGGRGGRGNSRFATPQNPAPELSEKGEPGVEREITLELKVLADAGLVGFPSVGKSTLLSVVSAAKPKIADYHFTTLVPNLGMVELEAGTTFVLADLPGLIEGAHEGVGLGHQFLRHIERTRVIIHVVDMSGMEGRDPYDDFITINEELEKYNLRLMERPQIIVANKMDMPEAEENLKLFKEKLNDEEARVFPISAITREGLDQLLFAVADLLETTPEFPMHEIEEEDENRSVLYKHEAEAEDFKITRDDDGAFVLSGYTLERLFKMTDFNFDQSVRKFARQMRGMGIDDALRERGAKDGDTVRILDFEFEFLE